The Xanthobacter flavus genome includes a window with the following:
- a CDS encoding OsmC family protein — protein sequence MSPAMLEYKVRAARIDAHGSLARTKEAEITLDTDIGGRADAFNPAELFLAAIAACMIKGIERVTPMLNFELRGVDVTLHAVRQDAPPKIVSVDYELIIDTDETEQRLALLHTNVRKYGTISNTVAEATRLDGTIRRKA from the coding sequence GTGAGCCCCGCCATGCTGGAATACAAGGTTCGCGCGGCGCGCATCGACGCACACGGCAGCCTCGCCCGTACGAAAGAGGCCGAGATCACCCTCGACACCGACATCGGCGGGCGCGCCGATGCTTTCAACCCGGCGGAACTGTTCCTTGCCGCCATCGCTGCGTGCATGATCAAGGGCATCGAGCGGGTGACCCCGATGCTGAACTTCGAGTTGCGCGGGGTGGATGTCACGCTCCACGCCGTTCGGCAGGACGCCCCACCGAAGATCGTCTCGGTGGATTACGAACTGATCATCGATACGGACGAGACGGAGCAGCGCCTGGCTTTGCTCCACACCAACGTCCGCAAGTACGGCACGATTTCGAACACCGTGGCGGAAGCAACCCGATTGGACGGGACCATCCGAAGGAAGGCGTGA
- a CDS encoding ABC transporter permease subunit, whose product MNGLYYNEINFGMGLFLGVAGFSAAIIGGMGNFYGALVGGFLFAALQTIGTVALPIPSAYRDVFTFAVVILIMTWRPTGLLAEAPSERV is encoded by the coding sequence ATGAACGGGCTCTATTACAACGAGATCAATTTCGGCATGGGCCTGTTCCTCGGCGTTGCCGGCTTCTCGGCCGCCATCATCGGCGGCATGGGCAACTTCTACGGCGCGCTGGTCGGCGGTTTCCTCTTCGCCGCTCTCCAGACCATCGGCACCGTCGCCCTACCCATTCCCAGCGCCTATCGCGACGTGTTCACCTTCGCGGTGGTGATCCTCATCATGACGTGGCGGCCCACGGGCCTTCTCGCCGAAGCCCCGAGCGAGAGGGTCTGA
- a CDS encoding CopG family transcriptional regulator, whose amino-acid sequence MRDRMNVYFPPQMLKEISELAERRKLSRSAIVEAAVASFLSPDGADKREAAFARRLDRLSRQAARIERDLRITADTLALFVRFWLTITPPLPSDAQAAAQIKGRERYEGFVETLGKRLQKGQNFLHEIPEDVSGQPVADEPNPAATR is encoded by the coding sequence ATGCGTGACCGGATGAATGTGTATTTTCCGCCGCAGATGCTCAAGGAGATCTCCGAGCTCGCCGAGCGCCGGAAGCTGTCCCGCTCGGCGATCGTCGAGGCGGCCGTCGCCTCCTTCCTCTCGCCCGACGGTGCCGACAAGCGCGAGGCGGCCTTTGCCCGGCGCCTCGACCGCCTCTCCCGTCAGGCCGCGCGCATCGAGCGCGACCTCCGGATCACCGCCGACACGCTCGCGCTCTTCGTGCGCTTCTGGTTGACCATCACGCCGCCGCTGCCGAGCGACGCCCAGGCCGCCGCGCAGATCAAGGGGCGAGAGCGCTACGAGGGATTCGTCGAAACGCTCGGCAAGAGGCTGCAGAAGGGACAGAACTTTCTGCATGAGATCCCGGAAGACGTATCAGGACAACCGGTGGCAGACGAACCCAACCCCGCTGCTACAAGGTAG
- a CDS encoding ABC transporter ATP-binding protein codes for MTALLEAQSLSRRFGGIIALDGVDVQVKAGEVLGLIGPNGSGKTTFFNVVTGIFAPHGGTVRFDGEDLTAASAQTVYGKGIARTFQRSRLCLDLSVFENVVLGNGKHLDTRIFHALFRRRRLAREMDAQLAQVRALLERFDPELARAPLQPTAGLPMIQRRRIEVCRALMARPRLLLLDEPSAGMTHEETRRLMDDILAIRAEMGDLAIVIVEHDMATIERVTDRCVVFNFGRKVCEGPYRAVVADPMVQRAYLGEE; via the coding sequence ATGACCGCGCTGCTCGAAGCCCAAAGCCTCTCACGGCGGTTCGGCGGCATCATCGCCCTCGACGGGGTGGACGTTCAGGTGAAGGCCGGCGAGGTGCTGGGGCTCATCGGTCCCAACGGCTCCGGCAAGACCACCTTCTTCAACGTCGTTACCGGCATCTTCGCGCCCCATGGCGGGACGGTGCGATTCGACGGCGAGGACCTCACCGCCGCCTCGGCGCAGACGGTCTACGGCAAGGGCATCGCCCGCACTTTCCAGCGCTCGCGCCTGTGCCTCGACCTCTCGGTGTTCGAGAACGTCGTGCTGGGCAACGGCAAGCACCTCGACACGAGGATATTCCATGCCTTGTTCCGCCGCCGCCGGCTGGCGCGGGAGATGGACGCGCAGCTGGCGCAGGTGCGCGCCCTGCTGGAGCGGTTCGACCCTGAGCTGGCCCGCGCGCCGCTCCAGCCCACCGCCGGCCTGCCTATGATCCAGCGCCGGCGCATCGAGGTCTGCCGCGCGCTGATGGCGCGCCCGCGCCTGCTGCTGCTCGACGAGCCCTCCGCCGGCATGACCCACGAGGAGACCCGCCGGCTGATGGACGACATCCTCGCCATCCGCGCCGAGATGGGCGACCTCGCCATCGTCATCGTCGAGCACGACATGGCCACCATCGAGCGCGTCACCGACCGGTGCGTGGTGTTCAACTTCGGCCGCAAGGTCTGCGAGGGGCCGTACCGCGCCGTGGTCGCCGATCCCATGGTCCAGCGCGCCTATCTGGGGGAAGAATGA
- a CDS encoding branched-chain amino acid ABC transporter permease encodes MPELVVRHPLAVGLGAIAASAAWVVLLLKGEHQWEVAAVGALALVLGWLLRRPALARPLATAFTVHEGLMGGAAVLAALAVAFVFLDDHFNLLMLASVLLTATVCIGLNVQTGDAGVVNFAGASLYGAGAYAGAVVVQSGLPHILAFPFAALVAGVMGAVLVLPLCRARGHYAAVVTIAFAMLFKGFLEVNDTLGGPQGLQVRGIDIFGWRPNRPFEMLGYDVSQYAVYLVAALALLAASMVLAQRLERSWAGLTLDMVRADETAAACFGIRPAVWKAIAFVFGSVLAGLAGALYAFMAGFIAPSNFTLGDSLILISIVLLGGLGNHWGTLIACLLVVLVPEKLQVLQEYRFLIFSALVVLVLLFRPQGLIPRAARLSAEAAR; translated from the coding sequence ATGCCGGAGCTTGTCGTAAGACATCCACTCGCGGTGGGCCTCGGCGCCATCGCCGCGAGCGCCGCGTGGGTGGTGCTGCTGCTGAAGGGCGAGCACCAATGGGAGGTGGCGGCGGTGGGCGCCCTCGCGCTCGTGCTCGGGTGGCTGCTGCGCCGCCCGGCGCTCGCCCGCCCGCTCGCGACGGCGTTCACCGTCCACGAGGGTCTCATGGGCGGGGCGGCGGTGCTCGCCGCCCTCGCCGTGGCGTTCGTGTTTCTCGACGACCATTTCAATTTGCTCATGCTGGCGAGCGTGCTGCTGACCGCCACCGTCTGCATCGGCCTCAACGTGCAGACCGGGGATGCGGGCGTCGTGAACTTCGCCGGCGCCTCGCTCTACGGTGCCGGAGCCTATGCGGGCGCGGTGGTGGTGCAGTCGGGCCTGCCGCACATCCTCGCCTTCCCCTTCGCCGCTTTGGTGGCGGGGGTGATGGGCGCGGTCCTGGTGCTGCCCCTGTGCCGCGCGCGCGGCCACTATGCGGCCGTGGTCACCATCGCCTTCGCCATGCTGTTCAAGGGCTTCCTGGAGGTGAACGACACGCTCGGCGGCCCCCAGGGGCTCCAGGTGCGCGGCATCGACATCTTCGGCTGGCGGCCCAACCGCCCGTTCGAGATGCTCGGGTACGACGTGTCGCAATACGCGGTCTACCTGGTGGCGGCGCTGGCGCTGCTCGCCGCCTCCATGGTGCTGGCGCAGCGGCTGGAGCGCTCCTGGGCCGGCCTGACCCTCGACATGGTGCGCGCCGACGAGACCGCCGCCGCCTGCTTCGGCATCCGCCCGGCGGTGTGGAAGGCGATCGCCTTCGTGTTCGGCAGCGTGCTCGCCGGGCTCGCGGGCGCGCTCTATGCCTTCATGGCGGGGTTCATCGCCCCTTCCAACTTCACGCTCGGGGATTCGCTGATCCTGATCTCCATCGTGCTCCTGGGCGGGCTCGGCAACCACTGGGGCACGCTCATCGCCTGCCTGCTGGTGGTACTGGTGCCGGAAAAGCTCCAGGTGCTTCAAGAATACCGCTTCCTCATCTTCTCGGCGCTGGTGGTGCTGGTCCTGCTGTTCCGCCCGCAGGGCCTGATCCCGCGCGCCGCGCGGCTCTCGGCGGAGGCGGCCCGATGA
- a CDS encoding permease, with translation MSADLSLTGRKPPREASPLAWAAATVAAIALWFAVYAQLAPFSQWLVARLPVEPGSHLAEAVAFFIYDTPKVLMLLTLVVFAMGVVRSFFSAERTRALLAGKREGLGNVAAAGLGIVTPFCSCSAVPLFVGFVSAGVPLGVTFSFLIAAPMVNEVALGLLFALVGWKVALTYLAFGLGVAIVAGWVIGRLHLEGWLEDWVRNVRAAPVELPPNGMTLVDRIKAGLDAVRDIVGKVWMWIIAGIAAGAFIHGYVPADLLASIMGRDAWWSVPAAVLLGIPMYSNAAGIIPVVEALLAKGAALGTVLAFMMAVIALSLPEMIILRKVLSLKLIAVFVGVVATGILAVGFLFNALFS, from the coding sequence ATGAGCGCCGACCTGTCATTGACCGGGCGCAAGCCGCCCCGGGAGGCCTCGCCCCTGGCCTGGGCGGCGGCAACGGTCGCGGCGATCGCCCTGTGGTTCGCGGTCTATGCCCAGCTCGCGCCGTTCTCCCAATGGCTGGTGGCCCGCCTGCCGGTGGAGCCGGGTAGCCATCTGGCCGAGGCGGTCGCGTTCTTCATCTACGACACCCCCAAGGTGCTGATGCTGCTGACGCTGGTGGTGTTCGCCATGGGCGTGGTGCGCAGCTTCTTCTCCGCCGAGCGCACCCGTGCCCTGCTCGCCGGAAAGCGCGAGGGGCTCGGCAATGTGGCCGCCGCCGGCCTCGGCATCGTCACGCCTTTCTGCTCCTGCTCGGCGGTGCCGCTGTTTGTCGGTTTCGTCTCCGCCGGGGTGCCCCTCGGCGTCACCTTCTCCTTCCTCATCGCCGCGCCCATGGTGAACGAGGTGGCGCTGGGCCTTCTGTTCGCGCTGGTCGGCTGGAAGGTGGCGCTCACCTATCTGGCCTTCGGCCTCGGGGTGGCCATCGTCGCCGGCTGGGTCATCGGGCGGCTGCATCTGGAGGGCTGGCTGGAAGACTGGGTGCGCAATGTGCGCGCCGCACCGGTCGAGCTGCCGCCGAACGGCATGACACTGGTGGATCGCATCAAAGCCGGCCTCGACGCGGTGCGCGACATCGTCGGCAAGGTGTGGATGTGGATCATCGCCGGCATCGCGGCGGGCGCCTTCATCCACGGCTACGTTCCGGCAGACCTTCTCGCCTCCATCATGGGGCGGGATGCGTGGTGGTCGGTCCCGGCCGCGGTCCTTTTGGGCATTCCCATGTATTCCAATGCCGCGGGCATCATCCCGGTGGTGGAGGCCCTGCTGGCCAAGGGGGCGGCGCTGGGCACCGTGCTCGCCTTCATGATGGCGGTGATCGCCTTGTCCCTGCCGGAAATGATCATCCTGCGCAAAGTACTGAGCCTGAAGCTGATCGCCGTGTTCGTCGGCGTGGTGGCAACCGGCATCCTCGCCGTGGGCTTCCTGTTCAACGCGCTGTTTTCCTGA
- a CDS encoding Spy/CpxP family protein refolding chaperone → MKIKSVSIARVAAYALVAAALFAVPASAQMGGGPGQGPGMMGQGAGYMGPGQGGWGPGFHRSARGMMGGCGGWMTGDADGELPAFIEGRAAFLKAELGVTDAQAKAWNAYVVAMKNNFVSMQGLRQAMRASFDADTPVERLESRIAVMEARAAALKDMKQPLSDLYAALSDGQKKKANELLTGMGCMM, encoded by the coding sequence ATGAAAATCAAGTCTGTCTCCATTGCGCGCGTCGCAGCGTATGCGCTGGTCGCGGCGGCATTGTTCGCGGTGCCGGCGAGCGCCCAGATGGGCGGTGGGCCGGGCCAGGGTCCGGGGATGATGGGTCAGGGTGCGGGATATATGGGTCCCGGCCAGGGGGGCTGGGGTCCCGGGTTCCATCGCTCGGCCCGGGGCATGATGGGCGGCTGCGGGGGCTGGATGACCGGTGATGCCGATGGCGAGCTGCCCGCCTTCATTGAGGGGCGAGCTGCATTCCTGAAGGCCGAGCTCGGCGTCACCGATGCGCAGGCCAAGGCATGGAACGCCTATGTGGTGGCGATGAAGAACAATTTCGTCAGCATGCAGGGCTTGCGCCAGGCCATGCGCGCCAGCTTTGACGCCGACACGCCGGTGGAGCGCCTGGAGTCCCGTATCGCGGTGATGGAAGCCCGCGCCGCCGCTCTCAAGGACATGAAGCAGCCGCTAAGCGACCTCTACGCCGCGCTCAGCGATGGCCAGAAGAAGAAGGCCAACGAGCTGCTCACCGGCATGGGATGC
- a CDS encoding ArsR/SmtB family transcription factor, translating to MQSALTLLSALAEPTRLAAVRLLWDGREHCVCELVRVLGVTQSRMSRHMAVLKQAGLVVDRRDAQWVRYRRNPELPTEQAAIIDAVLASLDASSNRRAA from the coding sequence ATGCAGTCCGCGCTCACCCTTCTGTCGGCCTTGGCCGAACCCACCCGCCTCGCGGCGGTCCGCCTCCTGTGGGACGGGCGCGAGCATTGCGTCTGCGAGCTTGTGCGCGTCCTCGGCGTCACCCAATCCCGCATGTCGCGCCATATGGCGGTCCTCAAGCAGGCCGGCCTGGTGGTCGACCGGCGGGACGCCCAATGGGTGCGCTACCGCCGCAATCCCGAATTGCCGACCGAGCAGGCCGCCATCATCGATGCTGTCCTCGCGAGCCTGGACGCGTCATCGAACAGGAGAGCCGCATGA
- a CDS encoding type II toxin-antitoxin system RelE/ParE family toxin — translation MSYRLRPQAEADIEAIALYIAEDNPSAARRWYEDIYRRCQRIGEMPGIGVARPEVRPELRSLPAGNYLILYRQIDEGAEIVRVVHGARQWEDLL, via the coding sequence ATGAGCTACCGGCTTCGACCACAGGCCGAGGCGGACATCGAAGCCATCGCCCTTTACATTGCCGAGGACAATCCTTCGGCGGCCCGACGCTGGTACGAAGATATTTACCGCCGTTGCCAGCGGATAGGGGAGATGCCAGGCATCGGCGTTGCGAGGCCCGAGGTGCGGCCTGAGCTGAGAAGCCTACCAGCCGGCAACTACCTGATTTTGTACCGCCAGATCGACGAGGGGGCGGAGATCGTCCGTGTCGTGCACGGCGCACGACAATGGGAAGATCTGCTCTAG
- a CDS encoding type II toxin-antitoxin system ParD family antitoxin produces MASVEKVSVALTPEMAAMMREVVKTGEYASASEVMREALRDWKHRRTQRAKAIEELGRLWDAGMSSGPAVDGEEAFARIRQKLDAKIAGRGGE; encoded by the coding sequence ATGGCCAGTGTCGAGAAGGTGAGTGTCGCCCTCACCCCCGAAATGGCGGCGATGATGCGTGAGGTGGTCAAGACCGGCGAGTATGCGTCGGCGAGCGAGGTCATGCGGGAGGCCCTGCGCGACTGGAAGCACCGGCGGACGCAGCGTGCCAAGGCCATCGAAGAGCTGGGGCGGTTGTGGGATGCCGGCATGAGCAGCGGCCCCGCTGTCGATGGTGAGGAAGCCTTCGCCCGGATCAGGCAGAAGCTCGATGCCAAGATTGCTGGGCGTGGGGGAGAATGA
- a CDS encoding thioredoxin family protein, with protein sequence MKDVKVLGPGCSRCEATAQMVRDEAAKLGLDVSVEKVTDYVVIAGYGIASTPGIVIDGKVVHAGGLPKPDDVARWLAA encoded by the coding sequence ATGAAAGACGTGAAGGTTCTCGGCCCCGGCTGCTCCCGCTGCGAGGCAACGGCGCAGATGGTGCGGGACGAGGCGGCCAAGCTCGGACTCGACGTGAGCGTGGAGAAGGTGACGGACTATGTGGTGATCGCCGGCTACGGCATCGCCTCGACTCCCGGCATCGTCATCGACGGCAAAGTGGTGCATGCCGGCGGCCTGCCGAAGCCGGACGATGTCGCCCGCTGGCTCGCGGCGTGA
- a CDS encoding DUF932 domain-containing protein, whose product MTQVEILDAARDGAGGYKVDVSRGERIGRVSSEWFSRPDDERYLSLSDLFTAVYGRTEHSRTRTVESAAIRVEASRENAERLTLVLPGSDAPVAPTHWSFGQLASLVGAPAAYLRQLPAPLAGINLQYGITSHRAEQVKTLEIEDGRVELRAVTGPDYGRIFDHELVAAVQRIAGDGTGDTRWKVPGVLDWSTGIYNPRVDITKDTTTLYASDRDVFLFLVDDLNPIEAGRLPDGSPDLYFRGFYCWNSEVGAKTLGMASFYLRAVCQNRNLWGVEDFEEITIRHSKYAASRFAHEAAPALTRFANSSPLPFVNGIKSAREKIVARSDEDRSAFLRKRGFSKAETARIIETVLMEEGRPPASVFDFVQGITAVARDKPHQDARLDLEARAKKLLDRAA is encoded by the coding sequence ATGACTCAGGTGGAGATTCTGGACGCCGCGCGCGATGGTGCTGGCGGCTACAAGGTGGACGTCAGCCGCGGCGAGCGGATCGGCCGCGTGTCCTCAGAGTGGTTCTCCCGACCGGATGACGAGCGCTACCTGTCCCTGTCGGACCTGTTCACCGCAGTGTACGGCCGGACCGAGCACAGCAGGACGCGGACGGTCGAGAGTGCGGCGATCCGCGTCGAGGCGAGCCGAGAGAACGCCGAACGCCTGACGCTGGTGCTGCCGGGCTCGGACGCCCCCGTCGCCCCGACCCACTGGAGCTTCGGCCAGCTCGCGAGCCTGGTCGGCGCCCCGGCGGCCTATTTGCGGCAGCTCCCGGCACCGCTCGCCGGCATCAATCTGCAATATGGTATCACCTCCCATCGCGCCGAGCAGGTGAAGACGCTGGAGATCGAGGACGGCCGGGTCGAGCTGCGCGCCGTCACCGGTCCCGACTATGGCCGCATCTTTGACCACGAGTTGGTCGCCGCCGTGCAGCGGATCGCCGGCGATGGCACCGGCGACACCCGCTGGAAGGTGCCGGGGGTGCTCGACTGGTCCACCGGCATCTACAATCCCCGGGTCGACATCACCAAGGATACGACGACCCTCTACGCCTCGGATCGGGATGTGTTCCTGTTCCTGGTGGACGACCTCAATCCCATCGAGGCCGGCCGTCTGCCCGACGGTTCGCCCGACCTCTATTTCCGCGGCTTCTACTGCTGGAACTCAGAGGTCGGGGCGAAGACGCTCGGCATGGCGAGCTTCTATCTGCGTGCCGTATGCCAGAACCGCAATCTCTGGGGCGTCGAGGATTTCGAGGAGATCACCATCCGCCACTCCAAATACGCCGCATCCCGCTTTGCCCATGAGGCGGCACCGGCGCTGACCCGCTTCGCCAATTCCTCCCCCCTCCCCTTCGTCAACGGCATCAAGTCCGCGCGGGAGAAGATCGTGGCCCGCTCGGATGAGGACCGCAGCGCGTTCCTGCGCAAGCGCGGCTTCTCCAAGGCCGAGACGGCCAGGATCATCGAGACGGTGCTGATGGAGGAAGGCCGTCCGCCCGCGAGCGTCTTCGACTTCGTGCAGGGCATCACCGCCGTCGCGCGGGACAAGCCCCACCAGGACGCCCGGCTCGATCTGGAGGCTCGGGCGAAGAAGCTGCTCGACCGGGCCGCCTGA
- a CDS encoding ABC transporter ATP-binding protein, whose translation MSAILSMRGIRSGYDHADVLADVNIDIEDGAVTCLLGANGAGKSTLVRAIMGLTPASAGTITFAGEDISGWATHRIVGAGIACIPEGRRMFPKLTVEENLRLGAYAKGGRLSRGLDRVYSLFPRLAERRAQMAGTLSGGEQAMVSIGRGVVAEPRLLVIDEPSLGLSPLFVKESFAIIHKLNADGTTVFLIEQNVRQTLAISHAGYVLSQGRVTASGTSTQLAADEDVKRAYFG comes from the coding sequence ATGAGCGCCATCCTCTCCATGCGCGGCATCCGCTCCGGCTACGACCATGCCGACGTGCTCGCCGACGTCAACATCGACATCGAGGACGGCGCCGTCACCTGCCTCCTGGGCGCCAACGGGGCCGGCAAGTCCACGCTGGTGCGCGCCATCATGGGCCTGACCCCGGCGAGCGCCGGCACCATCACCTTCGCCGGCGAGGACATATCGGGATGGGCGACGCACCGCATCGTCGGCGCCGGCATCGCCTGCATCCCGGAAGGCCGGCGCATGTTTCCGAAGCTGACGGTGGAGGAGAACCTGCGCCTCGGCGCCTATGCCAAGGGCGGGCGGCTTTCTCGTGGGCTCGACCGGGTCTATTCCCTGTTTCCCCGCCTCGCCGAGCGGCGCGCGCAGATGGCGGGCACCCTCTCCGGCGGCGAGCAGGCCATGGTCTCCATCGGTCGCGGCGTGGTGGCGGAGCCGCGCCTGCTGGTGATCGACGAGCCCTCGCTCGGCCTCTCGCCGCTGTTCGTGAAGGAGAGCTTCGCCATCATCCACAAGCTCAATGCCGACGGCACGACCGTGTTCCTCATCGAGCAAAACGTGCGGCAGACGCTCGCCATCTCGCACGCCGGCTACGTGCTGTCCCAGGGGCGGGTCACTGCCTCCGGGACCAGCACCCAGCTCGCCGCCGACGAGGATGTGAAGCGGGCCTATTTCGGATGA